In the Arthrobacter zhaoxinii genome, one interval contains:
- a CDS encoding glycosyltransferase, translating into MRAQTRPADFYIGVDAGSTDASASLLQLGLPVGSPVIAAPAKGGFGAAVKAGLAELPAGRRTGDAPKGGEGDGGGTVQEWIWLLHDDSAPDPDALHELLLAVERAPSVTIAGAKQVEWTNDRLLVDVGVSINKWAERHTLIDADELDQGQYDSRSDIFAVNSAGMLVRRDAWDLLGGFDPALPGSGDDVDLCWRNRLAGNRVVVVPAARMRHAGSRPNPAASASAARRAEIFLRLKHAPLWQVPFLAVGAVLGGIGRFFLGMLAKDPGYAVSSLLTSTAAVLRPVDLYRSRRRAAASRRRPRSAVNALRSGSREVREHRRTSLRDASPYAAEPGSAEDVPSGDTTDDFAALEGPGRAPAGLGALAAALLLTALSLAGLHRLLGASAAAGGALLPLGQRIGDIWAAATGWWAQLGSGAPAHGDPFNYVLSLLAVAGFGNGNAAVLVLLLLALPLAGLSAWFAAGAFTGHRGLRFWAAMFWAAVPAFQVALGSGRLGALLVHILLPLTVFAMARAVGAGAPRRTSPSAGTASWAAAATAGLLLAAVSAAAPLVFVLAAVAVILLTAGMRRRAKTLWWSLLPAAVLLLPQVLSAAPNLRAVLADPGMPLAFVRSEAWQQLLGYPVAFDPSGTLGGLLPSGPWPLVLALVIGAPVAVLAALALFRPRSAALARLSWLLILTALALNAAASYLGTAAAPDAVVTAFTGPLVSATVLLLLCPALAAAGNLLSGTRRRAAVRSNRLLAVALGTVLAAGPAASLGLWVVPQFTGTGFPGTQARDAAAAVLPGTDSAVQAVEDRSLPATAADAGSDGTQSRSLVLRVDPEGRVSASLMRGGGTTLEQLSTIYAARSVQGAPGAERLAADDQATADLRRAVAVITAGTGVDPRPDLARLGVAFVVLQESDTAAELLAGRMDSVPGLSAVGQTGSGWLWRVSGPLSAAGTETPSGVGARVRIVNADGSTAAAVPSRIEGVGTSIPAGAEGRRLVLAERADAGWQATLDGRPLTAADEEWAQAFELPAEGGELHVDYVSPASPWIEALQILVFGLTLLLALPTPNGRTVRLPGKRESPEPQVPVTEPQPAAGPAPRSAEHMAPAQKHLPVPSGAGPRGATRSPEGSQP; encoded by the coding sequence CTGAGAGCCCAGACCCGGCCGGCGGACTTCTACATAGGCGTAGACGCCGGTTCCACTGATGCCAGTGCCTCACTGCTGCAGCTGGGCCTGCCGGTGGGGAGCCCGGTGATCGCCGCGCCCGCGAAAGGCGGATTCGGTGCAGCAGTGAAGGCCGGTCTCGCCGAACTCCCCGCCGGCAGGCGCACCGGTGATGCCCCCAAAGGCGGCGAGGGCGACGGCGGAGGAACCGTACAGGAATGGATCTGGCTGCTGCACGATGATTCGGCTCCGGATCCCGATGCGCTGCACGAGCTGCTCCTCGCTGTTGAACGGGCTCCCTCCGTGACCATTGCCGGTGCCAAGCAGGTGGAATGGACTAACGACCGCCTCCTGGTGGACGTAGGCGTCAGCATCAACAAATGGGCCGAACGGCACACCCTGATCGACGCCGATGAGCTGGATCAGGGCCAGTACGACTCCCGCAGCGACATCTTTGCCGTGAACTCCGCCGGCATGCTGGTCCGCCGCGACGCCTGGGACCTGCTGGGCGGCTTCGACCCCGCCCTGCCCGGAAGCGGAGACGACGTCGACCTCTGCTGGCGGAACCGGCTGGCCGGAAACCGGGTGGTGGTGGTTCCGGCAGCACGCATGCGCCATGCGGGCAGCCGTCCCAACCCGGCCGCCTCCGCGTCTGCCGCTCGACGGGCGGAGATTTTCCTGCGGCTCAAGCACGCCCCTTTATGGCAGGTGCCGTTCCTGGCAGTGGGTGCCGTCCTGGGTGGCATCGGCCGCTTCTTTCTCGGGATGCTGGCCAAGGACCCCGGATATGCGGTGTCCTCGCTGCTCACCAGCACAGCCGCCGTCCTGCGCCCGGTGGACCTGTACCGCTCCCGGCGGCGCGCCGCCGCGAGCAGACGGCGCCCGCGCAGCGCGGTCAATGCCCTGCGCAGCGGCAGCAGGGAGGTCCGGGAGCACCGGCGGACCTCCTTACGGGATGCGTCTCCGTACGCAGCCGAACCGGGCAGCGCCGAAGACGTTCCCAGCGGAGACACCACCGATGACTTCGCCGCTTTGGAAGGGCCGGGCCGTGCCCCGGCGGGGCTTGGCGCCCTTGCCGCTGCCCTGCTGCTGACAGCATTATCGCTCGCCGGCCTGCACCGGCTCTTGGGCGCCTCCGCCGCTGCCGGCGGGGCGCTGCTGCCCCTGGGGCAGCGAATAGGGGACATCTGGGCGGCGGCAACCGGCTGGTGGGCACAGCTCGGCTCCGGTGCGCCCGCCCACGGCGATCCCTTCAACTATGTCCTCTCCCTGCTGGCTGTTGCCGGATTCGGCAACGGCAATGCCGCCGTGCTGGTCCTGCTGCTGCTGGCACTGCCCCTGGCCGGGCTGAGTGCATGGTTTGCGGCCGGTGCCTTCACCGGACACCGCGGGCTGCGCTTCTGGGCCGCCATGTTCTGGGCGGCCGTTCCCGCATTCCAGGTAGCCCTGGGCAGCGGGCGCCTCGGAGCCCTGCTGGTCCATATCCTTCTTCCCCTGACGGTGTTCGCCATGGCCCGCGCCGTGGGTGCGGGTGCTCCCCGGCGCACGTCCCCGTCTGCCGGAACGGCGTCCTGGGCTGCCGCAGCCACCGCAGGGCTTCTCCTGGCCGCCGTCAGCGCCGCCGCGCCGCTGGTATTCGTGCTGGCCGCCGTCGCCGTGATCCTCCTGACCGCGGGGATGCGCCGCCGCGCGAAGACCCTGTGGTGGTCGCTGCTGCCCGCCGCCGTCCTCCTGCTCCCGCAGGTCCTCTCCGCGGCGCCGAACCTCCGTGCTGTCTTGGCGGATCCCGGCATGCCGCTGGCGTTTGTCCGGTCCGAAGCCTGGCAGCAGCTGCTCGGCTATCCGGTGGCGTTTGATCCGTCCGGCACCCTGGGTGGACTGCTTCCGAGCGGTCCGTGGCCCCTGGTCCTGGCCCTGGTCATCGGCGCTCCCGTGGCAGTCCTGGCCGCGCTTGCCCTGTTCCGGCCGCGGTCCGCCGCGCTGGCACGGCTGAGCTGGCTGCTGATCCTGACCGCCCTGGCCCTGAACGCCGCCGCCTCCTACCTGGGAACCGCCGCAGCCCCGGATGCCGTGGTGACCGCGTTCACCGGCCCGCTGGTCTCCGCCACCGTGCTGCTGCTGCTCTGCCCGGCCCTGGCGGCCGCCGGCAACCTCCTTTCCGGGACGCGCCGCCGCGCGGCGGTCCGCAGCAACCGTCTCCTGGCCGTGGCTCTGGGCACGGTGCTGGCCGCAGGTCCCGCCGCCAGCCTGGGTCTCTGGGTGGTCCCGCAGTTCACGGGCACCGGTTTCCCCGGGACGCAGGCACGGGACGCCGCTGCCGCCGTCCTGCCCGGAACCGACTCCGCGGTTCAGGCCGTCGAGGACCGCAGCCTGCCCGCAACAGCAGCCGATGCCGGCAGCGACGGGACACAGTCACGAAGCCTGGTGCTCCGCGTTGACCCCGAGGGCAGGGTCTCCGCCTCACTCATGCGGGGCGGCGGAACAACGCTTGAACAGCTGTCCACCATTTACGCCGCCCGCAGCGTCCAGGGCGCACCCGGCGCTGAACGCCTGGCCGCCGACGACCAGGCGACCGCAGACCTCCGCCGCGCGGTTGCCGTCATAACGGCCGGCACAGGAGTGGATCCGCGGCCGGATCTTGCCCGCCTTGGTGTCGCCTTCGTGGTGCTTCAGGAGTCGGACACGGCCGCTGAGCTGCTGGCCGGACGGATGGATTCCGTCCCCGGGCTGTCCGCAGTCGGGCAGACCGGTTCCGGGTGGCTTTGGCGCGTAAGCGGACCGTTGAGTGCCGCCGGGACGGAAACTCCGTCCGGGGTTGGTGCCAGGGTCCGCATCGTCAATGCGGACGGCAGCACTGCCGCCGCGGTCCCGTCCCGCATCGAAGGCGTCGGCACTTCCATTCCGGCCGGTGCCGAAGGGCGGCGGCTTGTCCTGGCCGAACGTGCCGATGCAGGGTGGCAGGCCACCCTGGACGGCCGGCCGCTGACCGCTGCCGACGAGGAGTGGGCGCAGGCCTTCGAGCTTCCCGCTGAAGGCGGAGAGCTGCACGTGGACTACGTCAGTCCTGCCTCGCCCTGGATTGAGGCCCTGCAGATCCTGGTGTTTGGCCTGACACTGCTGCTGGCACTGCCGACGCCGAACGGCCGCACCGTACGTCTCCCCGGCAAGCGGGAATCGCCCGAACCACAGGTGCCGGTTACCGAACCGCAGCCCGCTGCCGGCCCGGCGCCCCGATCCGCGGAGCATATGGCGCCGGCGCAGAAGCACTTGCCCGTACCCTCCGGTGCAGGCCCGCGCGGGGCAACCCGGTCACCGGAAGGAAGCCAGCCATGA
- a CDS encoding DUF3499 domain-containing protein, giving the protein MESLRQCSRSACRHPAVATLTYVYSDSTAVLGPLATYAEPHCYDLCAEHSARLTAPLGWELVRLNLEGRPRTPGRDELSALVDAVREQAAKAPDEDGPEPQRNSKHALERPAETPGTRKAHLKVLREQN; this is encoded by the coding sequence GTGGAATCCTTACGCCAGTGCTCCCGGTCAGCCTGCCGCCATCCGGCGGTCGCTACGCTGACCTATGTATATTCCGATTCCACCGCGGTGTTGGGCCCGTTGGCTACCTATGCCGAGCCGCACTGCTACGACTTGTGCGCGGAGCACTCCGCCCGGCTCACTGCACCGCTGGGATGGGAGCTGGTCCGCCTGAACCTTGAAGGCCGGCCCCGGACACCGGGCCGCGACGAGCTCTCCGCCCTGGTGGATGCAGTGCGCGAACAGGCCGCGAAGGCACCGGACGAGGACGGCCCGGAGCCTCAGCGCAACAGCAAACATGCCCTGGAGCGGCCGGCTGAAACCCCCGGGACCCGCAAGGCACACCTTAAAGTCCTGCGCGAGCAGAACTAA
- a CDS encoding RDD family protein produces MSSIVTGEAVVLELRPAGFAARMVSALIDVVVQVLVFVGLLLLVARAVEASDPALAQALSLSLVVLMFVVVPAAVETLTRGKSLGRLAMGLRIVRDDGGSVRFRHAIIRSFTAVLEIYMLAGSLAFMVALFNSKSKRLGDLLAGTYALRDRVVAPLPQLVEAPPELAGWADLADMGRLPDGLARRISRFLAQSDRMTGSARTVLAAELAGETTAHVSPQPPPGTHPEAYLRAVVAERRDRDYVRLDRQRQQSGELGERLHRMPFSD; encoded by the coding sequence ATGAGCAGCATTGTTACCGGCGAAGCAGTGGTCCTGGAACTCCGTCCGGCCGGCTTCGCCGCACGGATGGTCAGCGCCCTCATAGATGTCGTTGTCCAGGTCCTCGTGTTTGTCGGCCTGTTGCTGCTGGTCGCGAGGGCCGTTGAGGCGTCGGATCCTGCCCTGGCCCAGGCACTGTCGCTGAGCCTGGTGGTGCTGATGTTTGTGGTGGTCCCGGCCGCGGTGGAAACGCTGACGCGCGGAAAGTCACTGGGCCGCCTGGCCATGGGGCTGCGGATAGTCCGGGACGACGGCGGTTCGGTGCGGTTCCGGCACGCCATCATCCGGTCATTCACCGCGGTTCTCGAAATCTACATGCTGGCCGGTTCGCTGGCCTTTATGGTGGCTCTGTTCAACAGCAAGTCCAAACGCCTCGGTGACCTCCTGGCGGGCACCTATGCCCTCCGGGACCGCGTGGTTGCACCCCTGCCGCAGCTGGTGGAGGCACCGCCCGAGCTTGCCGGCTGGGCGGACCTCGCGGACATGGGGCGCCTGCCGGACGGGCTGGCCCGCCGCATCTCCCGCTTCCTGGCACAGAGTGACCGGATGACCGGTTCGGCGAGGACGGTGCTTGCCGCCGAACTTGCAGGGGAAACCACTGCCCATGTATCCCCGCAGCCGCCGCCCGGCACGCACCCGGAGGCCTACCTCCGGGCCGTCGTCGCCGAACGCCGGGACCGCGACTATGTCCGGCTGGACCGCCAGCGGCAGCAGTCCGGGGAGCTGGGCGAGCGGCTGCACCGCATGCCGTTCAGCGACTAG
- a CDS encoding WhiB family transcriptional regulator produces the protein MGQAEETQDSTVIAEQASASYGSRGVPVDWYVDPADPAAAERYRRETAGSLEDQATVFLAAHEALAEAPAEEDLVLDPPVSLFQAPAESDSRPVWIGLPGLGQDYADEGELGWQADALCAQTDPEAFFPEKGGSTRDAKKVCAACNVRSQCLEYALANDERFGIWGGLSERERRRLRKQAV, from the coding sequence ATGGGGCAGGCAGAAGAAACGCAGGACAGTACCGTCATCGCCGAGCAGGCTTCGGCCAGTTACGGCTCAAGGGGTGTCCCCGTCGACTGGTACGTGGATCCTGCAGACCCGGCTGCTGCCGAGCGCTACCGCCGGGAAACGGCCGGTTCCCTCGAGGACCAGGCCACTGTTTTCCTCGCAGCGCATGAGGCCCTGGCGGAGGCTCCCGCCGAAGAGGACCTGGTGCTGGACCCGCCCGTCTCGCTGTTCCAGGCTCCGGCCGAGTCCGACAGCCGGCCCGTCTGGATCGGCCTGCCCGGCCTGGGCCAGGACTACGCCGACGAAGGCGAACTGGGGTGGCAGGCGGACGCCCTCTGTGCGCAGACCGATCCCGAAGCGTTTTTCCCGGAAAAGGGCGGCTCCACCAGGGACGCCAAAAAGGTCTGCGCGGCCTGCAATGTCCGCTCGCAGTGCCTGGAATATGCACTGGCCAATGACGAGCGGTTCGGGATCTGGGGCGGACTGTCCGAGCGCGAACGCCGCCGGCTTCGGAAGCAGGCAGTCTAA
- a CDS encoding TIGR03089 family protein, translated as MTMSAVGTLLSGLRTHQATSPALIWYGEGGERIELSGKVLDNWVAKTSNFLVDELDAEPGLRLRLDLPVHWKTLVWVLAAWQTGCTVILGSTNESGPADVTVTAAPESGAAGTVVAVALGALELAFGADLPSGVVDYAAEVRSYADTYLEGSQPDAGQPALAAAGATDARRLSGTVSYGDLGGLFETGGGNAEVLLAAGTDLPLILEGAVAAWASGGAVVLTAAGVEPNERVLASERVTKRLEA; from the coding sequence ATGACCATGTCTGCTGTCGGCACCCTACTGTCCGGGCTGCGTACGCACCAGGCCACTTCCCCTGCCCTGATCTGGTACGGCGAAGGCGGCGAGCGCATCGAGCTTTCAGGAAAGGTGCTGGACAACTGGGTGGCCAAGACCTCGAACTTCCTCGTCGACGAACTCGATGCCGAGCCGGGCCTGCGCCTGAGGCTCGACCTGCCCGTCCACTGGAAGACACTGGTGTGGGTCCTGGCCGCCTGGCAGACCGGCTGCACCGTGATCCTCGGCTCAACGAACGAAAGCGGCCCGGCCGACGTCACTGTGACGGCGGCTCCGGAGAGCGGCGCCGCAGGCACCGTCGTCGCGGTTGCGCTGGGCGCGCTGGAGCTGGCATTCGGCGCGGACCTGCCGTCCGGCGTCGTCGACTATGCCGCAGAGGTGCGCTCCTACGCCGACACGTATCTGGAGGGCAGCCAGCCCGACGCCGGCCAGCCCGCCCTGGCGGCCGCGGGCGCAACGGACGCGCGCAGGCTCAGCGGAACCGTCTCGTACGGAGACCTCGGAGGCCTGTTCGAAACCGGAGGCGGCAACGCTGAAGTACTGCTGGCTGCGGGCACGGACCTGCCGCTCATCCTGGAAGGAGCGGTGGCCGCCTGGGCTTCGGGCGGCGCCGTCGTGCTGACGGCAGCCGGAGTTGAGCCCAACGAGCGCGTGCTGGCGTCGGAGCGGGTTACTAAGCGCTTGGAGGCTTAG
- a CDS encoding DUF5719 family protein, producing the protein MSRKTTGSEPGEAQHGSEPATAPAGTAAARRAKTGGVRTAGRWAGGILLLASTGALVAGTTIVGTGTSGGAVDVPYAEVPAGPLTGVCPQPPRLLSGNVAGTDAEFSAESTSAKSVVSAVVLATAGNTPPPAELSSVTDGSVLKAVGGGTDVPLAGARTAGVVRDQPVSAASLLSAEPAGDLQVTAGAAMTYTAADGDLAGVTAANCQAPANDLWLVGARTNVGATAVLQLTNPSQTAADVDLELYGASGPVEGPGSRGIAVAPGETRSVVLAGLAANQESLAVRVRSSGGPVAAVISQNQLRGLTPGGVELIQPTAAPGPAQVVSGVSIQDPEATRTLAKKEGYASVTPSLQIAVPGATDAVVNVRVFGSKGEAVLEGGGSYNAAAGTVTRLPLDTLPEGTYTLDISADVAVAAAAVFSRGSDAKAGTDLAVAPAGERLGSEHLAVLPSADTTLSFTAPGGPAEVRLAAVSADGALLAEKTVPLVAGTTTAVRPGDLGGSAAAVLVSATGSPVHGAQVITAGDNGISVMVLPRGTVGGSRVQVGVGY; encoded by the coding sequence ATGAGCAGGAAAACAACGGGCAGCGAACCGGGGGAGGCGCAGCACGGGTCCGAGCCGGCGACTGCTCCTGCCGGCACGGCCGCAGCCCGCCGGGCGAAAACCGGCGGGGTACGGACCGCCGGGCGCTGGGCCGGGGGCATCCTGCTCCTGGCGAGCACAGGAGCCCTGGTGGCGGGCACCACGATCGTGGGCACCGGAACGTCCGGCGGCGCCGTCGACGTCCCCTACGCAGAGGTGCCCGCCGGGCCGCTGACCGGTGTCTGCCCGCAGCCGCCGCGCCTGCTCTCCGGAAACGTGGCCGGCACCGACGCCGAGTTCAGCGCCGAGTCAACCTCGGCCAAGTCCGTTGTGAGCGCCGTCGTCCTGGCCACTGCGGGAAACACGCCTCCGCCTGCCGAACTGTCGTCCGTCACGGACGGTTCCGTCCTGAAGGCCGTCGGCGGCGGTACGGACGTGCCGCTCGCCGGGGCCCGGACCGCCGGCGTCGTGCGCGACCAGCCGGTGTCCGCGGCGTCGCTCCTGAGCGCGGAGCCTGCCGGTGACCTGCAGGTCACCGCCGGTGCCGCCATGACCTATACCGCTGCTGACGGCGACCTGGCCGGCGTAACCGCGGCCAACTGCCAGGCGCCGGCCAATGACCTGTGGCTGGTCGGAGCCCGCACCAATGTCGGTGCCACAGCGGTGCTGCAGTTGACCAACCCGTCACAGACCGCGGCCGACGTCGACCTGGAACTTTACGGCGCGTCCGGCCCCGTGGAAGGCCCGGGCAGCAGGGGCATCGCCGTGGCGCCGGGTGAAACCAGATCCGTGGTCCTGGCCGGCCTGGCAGCCAACCAGGAATCCCTGGCCGTGCGGGTGCGCAGTTCCGGCGGGCCGGTGGCAGCAGTGATTTCGCAGAACCAGCTGCGCGGGCTGACGCCCGGCGGCGTGGAACTGATCCAGCCCACCGCAGCGCCGGGCCCGGCCCAGGTTGTCAGCGGGGTCAGCATCCAGGACCCGGAGGCAACGCGCACGCTGGCGAAGAAGGAAGGGTATGCCTCGGTCACCCCGTCGCTGCAGATAGCCGTTCCGGGAGCCACTGACGCCGTGGTGAATGTCCGTGTCTTCGGCAGCAAGGGCGAAGCCGTCCTGGAAGGCGGGGGAAGCTACAACGCGGCGGCGGGAACGGTGACCCGCCTGCCGCTGGATACGCTGCCGGAAGGTACCTACACGCTGGATATTTCAGCCGACGTCGCCGTCGCCGCCGCAGCGGTGTTCAGCCGCGGCTCCGACGCCAAGGCCGGGACCGACCTCGCCGTCGCCCCTGCGGGCGAACGGCTGGGCAGCGAGCACCTCGCGGTACTGCCGTCGGCAGACACCACGTTGTCCTTTACGGCGCCGGGCGGGCCCGCCGAGGTGCGCCTCGCCGCAGTGTCGGCCGACGGCGCCCTCCTGGCGGAGAAGACAGTGCCGCTGGTCGCCGGCACCACCACTGCCGTCCGGCCGGGCGACCTGGGCGGTTCCGCTGCCGCGGTCCTGGTCAGTGCCACCGGATCCCCGGTCCACGGGGCGCAGGTCATCACCGCGGGAGACAACGGGATCAGCGTTATGGTCCTGCCTCGAGGCACCGTGGGCGGCAGCCGCGTGCAGGTGGGTGTGGGCTACTAG
- a CDS encoding GtrA family protein, with protein MNTSLSDRLRGLVSLFWREVAKFGTVGAVAFVVDNGLTLYLMHGPMSGSEVKARFVGAVVATMVSWVANRYWTFRRRRSVDNVGRELGLFVLINGVGIVISTGFTWVARYPMGIEDKNMLFLAGVLGIAVATVLRFFAYRFWVFNAELDQEPGFEQDHELLDEPAVQPGRAHHYGAAKPPSA; from the coding sequence ATGAATACATCGCTGTCAGATCGGCTTCGGGGCCTTGTGTCCCTTTTTTGGCGCGAGGTTGCCAAGTTCGGCACAGTCGGTGCCGTGGCGTTCGTCGTCGACAACGGCCTTACCCTTTACCTGATGCACGGACCGATGTCCGGCAGCGAGGTAAAGGCGCGCTTTGTGGGTGCCGTCGTCGCCACCATGGTGTCCTGGGTTGCCAACCGCTATTGGACCTTCCGCCGCCGCCGCAGTGTGGACAACGTAGGCAGGGAACTGGGACTGTTCGTCCTCATCAACGGCGTGGGCATCGTTATTTCCACCGGGTTCACCTGGGTTGCCCGCTACCCGATGGGTATCGAGGACAAGAACATGCTGTTCCTCGCCGGTGTGCTGGGCATCGCCGTGGCCACCGTTCTTCGGTTCTTTGCGTACCGGTTCTGGGTCTTCAACGCCGAACTGGACCAGGAACCCGGCTTTGAGCAGGACCACGAGCTGCTCGACGAGCCCGCGGTCCAGCCCGGCCGTGCCCACCACTACGGTGCGGCTAAGCCTCCAAGCGCTTAG
- a CDS encoding metallopeptidase family protein, with product MSQGSSFRVRLDDESSAAAASSPGVPARSFRQRRRNRHGRGLRGDVIPPHLAGARTRAERFDEWVLESAQRLERLWGERIQTYQFVVEEIPPGLEELARSGGPIPLGAGTASVPNRPAVITIYRHAVETAARGLVPVSELVHDVIVEQLAVLMGMDPETVDPAYGRFRPL from the coding sequence ATGTCTCAGGGATCCTCGTTCCGGGTGCGCCTCGACGATGAATCGAGTGCCGCAGCCGCCTCCTCCCCCGGTGTGCCGGCCCGGTCCTTCCGGCAGCGCCGGCGCAACCGGCACGGCCGCGGCCTGCGCGGGGACGTCATCCCGCCGCACCTGGCCGGTGCCCGCACGCGCGCCGAACGGTTCGACGAGTGGGTCCTCGAATCCGCCCAGCGGCTGGAACGGCTCTGGGGCGAGAGGATCCAGACCTACCAGTTTGTGGTGGAGGAGATTCCTCCGGGGCTCGAGGAGTTGGCCCGCTCCGGGGGGCCCATTCCACTGGGCGCCGGCACGGCGTCCGTTCCGAACCGGCCGGCTGTCATCACCATCTACCGGCACGCTGTCGAAACCGCTGCCCGCGGACTGGTGCCCGTCAGTGAACTGGTGCACGACGTCATCGTGGAGCAGCTGGCCGTGCTGATGGGCATGGATCCGGAAACCGTGGATCCCGCCTACGGCCGGTTCCGGCCGCTGTAG
- the ahcY gene encoding adenosylhomocysteinase, translating into MSIDFKVADLSLAEAGRHQIRLAEHEMPGLMALRREYGPSRPLAGARIAGSLHMTVQTAVLIETLTALGAEVRWASCNIFSTQDEAAAAVVVGSGTVDEPAGVPVFAWKNESLEDYWWTAEQILTWPEGSGGPNMILDDGGDATLLLHKGVEFEAAGFVPENPQDDDEDYSYEFTVILDRLRRSLAEHPGKWSAIAAGIRGVTEETTTGVLRLYQLAAEGRLLFPAINVNDSVTKSKFDNKYGIRHSLPDGLNRATDTLIGGKVAVVCGYGDVGKGAAEALRGQGARVIVTEIDPICALQAAMDGYQVAKLESVVQQGDIFITTTGNKDIIMARHMAAMKHQAIVGNVGHFDNEIDMAGLARVPGIRKVEIKPQVHEWVFDEGTDAQRSIIVLSEGRLLNLGNATGHPSFVMSNSFANQTIAQIELFTKHGQAKADGSPEYANQVYVLPKVLDEKVARLHLAALGVELTELTKAQADYLGVDVAGPFKPEHYRY; encoded by the coding sequence GTGAGCATTGACTTCAAAGTAGCCGACCTTTCCCTCGCCGAAGCCGGCCGTCACCAGATCCGCCTGGCTGAACACGAAATGCCCGGATTGATGGCGCTGAGGCGCGAGTACGGGCCAAGCCGGCCGCTCGCCGGCGCGCGGATCGCCGGATCCCTGCACATGACCGTGCAGACGGCCGTGCTGATCGAGACGCTGACGGCTCTGGGCGCGGAAGTCCGCTGGGCGTCCTGCAACATCTTCTCCACCCAGGACGAGGCCGCCGCAGCGGTGGTCGTGGGCAGCGGAACCGTGGACGAGCCTGCCGGTGTCCCCGTTTTCGCCTGGAAGAACGAGTCGCTCGAGGATTACTGGTGGACCGCCGAGCAGATCCTGACCTGGCCCGAGGGCTCCGGCGGCCCGAACATGATCCTGGACGACGGCGGCGACGCCACCCTGCTGCTGCACAAAGGCGTGGAATTCGAAGCCGCCGGGTTTGTTCCGGAAAACCCGCAGGACGACGACGAGGACTACTCCTACGAGTTCACCGTCATCCTCGACCGCCTCCGCCGCAGCCTGGCCGAACATCCCGGGAAGTGGAGCGCAATAGCCGCAGGCATCCGCGGCGTCACGGAGGAAACCACCACCGGCGTCCTGCGCCTGTACCAGCTGGCAGCCGAAGGCAGGCTGCTTTTCCCCGCCATCAACGTCAATGATTCCGTCACCAAATCCAAGTTCGACAACAAGTACGGCATCCGCCATTCCCTTCCGGACGGCCTGAACCGGGCCACCGACACCCTGATCGGCGGCAAGGTGGCCGTGGTCTGCGGCTACGGCGACGTCGGCAAGGGCGCCGCGGAAGCACTCCGGGGGCAGGGCGCCCGGGTGATCGTGACGGAAATCGACCCGATCTGCGCGCTCCAGGCAGCGATGGACGGCTACCAGGTGGCGAAGCTGGAATCCGTGGTGCAGCAGGGCGACATCTTCATCACCACCACCGGCAACAAGGACATCATCATGGCCCGGCACATGGCCGCGATGAAGCACCAGGCGATCGTTGGCAACGTCGGGCACTTCGACAACGAGATCGACATGGCCGGACTGGCCCGGGTTCCCGGTATCCGGAAGGTCGAGATCAAGCCGCAGGTGCATGAATGGGTGTTCGATGAAGGCACCGACGCACAGCGCAGCATCATTGTGCTCTCCGAAGGACGCCTGCTGAACCTGGGCAACGCCACCGGGCACCCGTCCTTCGTGATGAGCAATTCCTTCGCGAACCAGACCATCGCGCAGATTGAACTCTTTACCAAGCATGGCCAGGCCAAGGCGGACGGCAGCCCGGAATACGCGAACCAGGTGTATGTGCTGCCCAAGGTGCTCGATGAGAAGGTGGCGCGCCTGCATCTGGCGGCCCTCGGCGTCGAACTGACCGAGCTGACCAAGGCCCAGGCGGACTACCTCGGCGTCGACGTTGCCGGGCCCTTCAAGCCGGAGCATTATCGGTACTGA